From a single Chitinophaga sp. Cy-1792 genomic region:
- a CDS encoding DUF58 domain-containing protein, translating to MRQIEIKTKGLTNHIFAGEYHSAFKGRGMNFSEVREYHFGDDVRSIDWNVTARFNHPFIKVFEEERELTVMLLVDVSESSAFGTKKQDKRHLITELCAVFAFSAIKNNDKVGVIFFSDGMEKYIPPKKGKSHILFIIRELLSFTPKRKGTNIKETLRFFNNATKKRSIVFVLSDFLAGNYQDALNIAAKRHDVVGVHVYDQRDKELPPVGLIQVADAETGAVQWVDTTDKKVRQYYEHQFQQHAQYCKNAFLKSGAELVSIRTDEDYVKALQTFFLNRA from the coding sequence GTGAGACAGATTGAGATCAAGACCAAAGGTCTCACCAATCACATATTTGCAGGCGAATATCATAGCGCCTTCAAAGGCCGTGGTATGAACTTCAGCGAAGTAAGGGAATACCACTTCGGTGACGACGTACGCTCCATAGACTGGAACGTAACTGCCCGCTTTAACCATCCTTTCATAAAGGTATTTGAAGAAGAGAGAGAGCTGACCGTAATGTTGCTGGTGGATGTCTCCGAAAGTTCTGCCTTTGGTACCAAAAAACAGGATAAACGCCATCTCATCACCGAGCTGTGCGCTGTTTTTGCTTTCTCTGCCATCAAAAACAATGATAAGGTTGGGGTTATCTTTTTCAGTGATGGAATGGAAAAATATATTCCTCCTAAAAAGGGAAAATCTCACATCTTATTCATTATACGTGAATTACTGTCATTCACGCCTAAACGAAAAGGAACCAATATTAAAGAAACCCTGCGCTTCTTTAATAACGCTACCAAAAAGAGAAGTATCGTATTTGTGCTGAGCGATTTTCTGGCAGGTAATTACCAGGACGCCCTCAATATCGCGGCTAAAAGGCACGATGTGGTTGGTGTACATGTATACGACCAGCGCGACAAAGAACTGCCGCCAGTTGGGCTGATACAGGTTGCCGACGCAGAAACCGGCGCCGTACAATGGGTGGACACTACCGACAAAAAAGTACGTCAGTATTACGAACACCAGTTTCAGCAACATGCACAATATTGTAAAAATGCTTTTCTGAAAAGTGGTGCAGAATTAGTATCTATCAGAACAGATGAGGATTATGTGAAAGCATTGCAGACATTCTTCCTCAACAGAGCATAA
- a CDS encoding MoxR family ATPase: protein MELGKVIVGQKYMVERLLIGLLAQGHVLLEGVPGLAKTLSIKSLSSAINGKFSRIQFTPDLLPADVIGTMIYNQQRNEFVVRRGPIFANFILADEINRAPAKVQSALLEAMQERQITIGDTTFKLDEPFLVLATQNPIEQEGTYMLPEAQVDRFMLKVVIGYPTKEEERHIIRQNLNPQATPEIRPVIQPSDIMEARKLVREVYMDEKIEKYIIDIVFATRNPEEYKLQKLKPLIAYGGSPRASINLALAAKAYAFMKRRGYVIPEDVRSICFDVMRHRVGLTYEAEAENVTSENILSEILNAVEVP, encoded by the coding sequence ATGGAGCTGGGCAAGGTAATCGTTGGTCAGAAATACATGGTGGAAAGATTGTTGATTGGTTTACTGGCACAAGGTCACGTACTCCTGGAAGGTGTGCCTGGTCTGGCAAAAACCCTTTCTATCAAATCGCTTTCTTCCGCGATCAATGGTAAATTCAGCCGTATTCAGTTTACGCCGGACTTATTACCGGCCGACGTTATTGGTACTATGATCTATAACCAGCAGCGTAACGAGTTTGTAGTACGCCGTGGTCCTATCTTCGCCAACTTTATCCTGGCGGATGAGATCAACCGTGCCCCGGCAAAAGTGCAGAGTGCCCTGCTGGAAGCAATGCAGGAAAGACAAATCACCATTGGTGATACTACCTTCAAGCTGGATGAGCCTTTCCTGGTACTGGCTACCCAGAACCCGATCGAACAGGAAGGTACCTACATGCTGCCTGAAGCACAGGTAGACCGTTTCATGCTGAAAGTAGTAATCGGTTATCCGACGAAAGAAGAAGAAAGACATATCATCCGTCAGAACCTCAACCCACAGGCTACGCCTGAAATCCGCCCGGTTATTCAGCCTTCCGATATCATGGAAGCCCGTAAACTGGTACGTGAGGTTTATATGGATGAGAAAATCGAGAAATATATCATCGATATCGTTTTCGCTACCCGTAACCCGGAAGAATACAAATTACAGAAATTGAAGCCACTGATCGCCTACGGCGGGTCTCCAAGGGCCAGCATCAACCTGGCACTGGCAGCAAAAGCCTATGCCTTCATGAAACGCAGAGGTTATGTAATTCCGGAAGATGTCCGCAGTATATGCTTCGACGTAATGCGTCACCGTGTGGGACTTACCTACGAAGCAGAGGCAGAGAACGTAACCAGCGAAAACATCCTCAGCGAAATCCTGAACGCAGTAGAAGTACCTTAA